In Fusarium poae strain DAOMC 252244 chromosome Unknown contig_2, whole genome shotgun sequence, a single genomic region encodes these proteins:
- a CDS encoding uncharacterized protein (TransMembrane:4 (i64-83o98-119i126-149o169-192i)): MQGKGILYPDDKKDIECLKHDLHIRGHHKFEPEGTPSSQKTPNASTYTANYAEKKRLTGLISHALLRILQCIFAVVVAILYGLDLHQATRHSIRAHPSWVYAEVVAGLSMISCIMQWIFMTAVWYWCFLDAFISVLWLAQFGVFASLYLGADDKEVLSPASPGRIQAAVWFNFVCVVLWFVATVYGAIGCCARFKKSRQKKKHAGSGLIVNGGQLASRSVGVE, encoded by the exons ATGCAGGGAAAAGGCATACTTTACCCTGATGACAAAAAGGACATTGAATGTCTCAAGCATG ATCTACATATCCGAGGCCACCACAAATTCGAGCCCGAAGGTACCCCGTCGAGTCAAAAAACCCCGAACGCATCGACATATACTGCTAACTATGCGGAAAAGAAACGTCTGACAGGCCTAATCTCCCATGCTCTACTGCGTATCCTACAATGCATATTCGCAGTAGTAGTGGCAATCCTATACGGGCTTGACCTTCACCAAGCAACAAGGCACAGCATAAGGGCACACCCTTCTTGGGTCTACGCCGAGGTTGTAGCTGGTCTGTCCATGATAAGCTGTATCATGCAATGGATCTTCATGACGGCTGTGTGGTACTGGTGCTTTTTGGATGCTTTTATCTCTGTTCTGTGGCTGGCGCAGTTTGGAGTGTTTGCTTCACTGTACCTGGGCGCAGATGATAAAGAAGTATTATCCCCAGCTTCGCCAGGCAGGATTCAGGCGGCAGTCTGGTTCAATTTCGTTTGTGTTGTTTTGTGGTTTGTGGCAACAGTCTATGGTGCTATAGGTTGCTGTGCTCGTTTTAAGAAATCacggcagaagaagaagcacgcTGGGTCAGGTTTAATCGTTAATGGAGGACAATTGGCAAGTCGTAGCGTGGGCGTTGAGTGA